The DNA window GCCAAAACACACTGTCTTCTGCCTTATGGTCTTCTTTTTTCCTAATAAGCACTTCCTCGACAAAatgatgttatttttataactTGATGTCAAAAATACAAGAGCAATGTCTCCCTCTGGTGGTTATTATTCAAAACTATAACTACAGCCCCTGCTTTTAGTTCTTTGCGAGTGAATGCTGTAAAGTGATTTGAGCGTGTTGTGTGAAAAGCGATggataaatgtattattattattattattattattattattattattattattattattcaacaaTAGTCGTCTGAATAATCTAAAAGTTTGAAAATcaatacgtatgtgtgtgtgtgtcattgtgtgtgcgtgcgttgtTTCTCTGCTTTCATCGTAACTTTGTGTATTTAATCGAGAACCTAAACGAAGGAAGTAATACTTGCAGCAATGATCTGATTTGTAAAATTAGTATTTCACACAATTGCCCAGCTAAACCAAATCTGTTAGAGGCGGTGCATCGGACTCAGTGAAGTAACCACTGATTATGCCGTTGAATCTACGATTTAATGACAAGCGCAATTTCGCAATCAGAGATAAATCATAAATACCATTAATGTGGTGAAAAATTAAACTAAGCATTTTCTACAATTTTCTGAAAGCTTCGTTGCTTCAGATGTAAGCACATACAGCCTATAGTGAAATTTCTGCGAATGCATTGTCAAGGGAAGGctttgatatacagtataacagCAAGGAAGTTCAATTATTTGTAGTTAAGTGTATAACTTAGTCTGAAATGTATACATTCATCttaaagcttattattattaattattattattattattattatcctcaTAAATATATACTGCGGTTTGCTTGTTGCCAATTCGTAGTTTTAGTCTGATTTATAATTTCGAACCTTCTTACACACAGTGTTGAGCCGTGACTAACTTTACGAGCCGCTGAATTTGTCACAGCGCGACCTCACGCGCGGATCCCTTTGAAGACAAATTAACCGGAAATAAACGCATAGTCTTTTCTTCTAACCCACTCCTGGTACATTCGGACCACTCCGAAGTAGACTATTTGCAGCCTTTCCTAAAAAAGAAATGCGCACTCAGCCTTTAGAAAGATTTCTTGGGGCACAtacttgagaaaaaaatgagaactttaaccacatgccTGGTCCACCGTCAACAGAAATTATACCTCATTCTGCTAATCAGTTCTTTACACAAGACAGACACGgcaatacatttgtattattattttacttcagGTAAAGAAACTGTAttctgttattacattttaagaGTTCACCATCATGGcttattttttgacatttgtaGCTTCAAAACAATCGCAATTGCAATAAAGTGCAACTAAAATTCCAACACCAGAAAGCATTTCTGGACAGCAATTTTTTCTCATTCATCAACactgcatatatacataaatactgtatattatgaGTTATTTGTATAAATTGGTACAATGTACAAAGTAAATACAAGCATTacagtttttcttcaaaaattcAAACAAGTTTGTTTCAATGACTGCTGAATTGAGTTCAGAAAAAGTAACGATTGCATTTACCTGTAATACAAAGTTAAAGGCAAACATAGATTGAATCCCTGCCTTTGTTTTATAACATATACTGTAGCAATGTAGGCTATAGTGTACCTGCTGAATCCAAAGCTGAAAATGAGCGCTACCTGAAGATTGACAGCTCAGCTGTCACCATGGCAATTTCAGTGCAGGAAACCCCTACATTCTACATTCCTACATCTGCCCTTCTGTTGCTACACTGTAGCTGGCCCATTGAAGCCTGAGCTGAGATGTATTTGACATCAGCATGCTCATCCTTATACAAGGATATccactgcagccctgtccattaGCACAGTTACTACCATGTCCACATTTCTGCTATAATACTGATACTTTATTTTGTCTGTgcttacttattattattattattattattattatcatcatcatcatcatcaataagACAGCATGGGCTTGCTTTTCTGCTCTTAGTATGAAATTAGTTACATTTATCAGTCTGACAAGCAAAAAAAGTACACTGTACAGTAGTTCAGAATATACCTGTCAACCGATTTTAGGAAGTTAAGctaatattgcatttaaacATTATGATAAGGTTACCAGAATCAGTAGTGCATATAACGTCCAACAACATTGTGGATTTGAACAAAAAACACTGTCAgtcaaaaatgcatatttttgcaGATTAATGACAAGCAGGAAGAATGCAGGGCACGGTTATGGTTTGGAGAATGAAGTGGAAAACCTTGCTTTCATGCTGAtttgcacaaacagacacagacatttTCACAGTGTCCCCATGCTACTGCATTTCAGGATGAGACAGAAAAGGGCAAAAACAATTTCCGATGCAACTTAACATCTGGTCAATTATTGTTCAATGTTACGTCCCTTTATTTGCAAGGGGGATGTCATTAATGTGACTGCCAATTTGGATACCAGATAGTGCCCAGGTTTGAGCGAGGTCTGTGGACAGGTGTAATTCTTAAAATACCACACCAGCCTATATACAAGAGAAGGTCTCATGCTTCCCCTACACACTTATCTGTGACCCACTGGTGCTGAAAAACAAACTTGAATGCTATCCAAACAAAGACATATTGGCTCACTTTAAAGCAGGACTCTACAGTTTAGGTATTCAGTCCTGTACTATGCCTGCATCTTCAGTTATTATAACTAAATAATGCATGgttcctctgggggggggggggggggggggggggtagtgtgcaggaggagaaaataaaaaagggataaaaggttcataaaaaaaaccttgtctAGCGTAGCTAGATTGAAGAGATCAGATATGTACGAATTCAATGGTACTTTTAAGACTCTAGACAGCGTACAACGGCTCCATTTGCTTGACTTTTGCTTCATTCTCGATCTTAATGACGGTGTGATTTTTCGAATATTCAGGCAACTTCCGATTTATAACTTCAAATTCTTTTGATGATTGGGTGAATGCTGAAAATGTGCCACCTCATTACTGCAGAAAAGCTTCTGTGGTTTAGAGTGCTTGTAGTGCTCTCCGGACACTCACTTAGCATCGTTCTGAGACCAAGGTTGCCTGCATAGCATTTGCCGCATAGTGaagctgttcatttatttatatgagGAGTTCCTGAGGAGGCCTTGCACTGTAAAGACCTCATTCTGACAACACTGAATGCAAAACTGATCTGTGTTTAAAAGTGCATATCAGGAGGGGCAAGGGGCCCTTAAGCGTGCTTAGCAGATCCCTGACGTTAGGCTAAGAGCTACAGAGTGAAGGACATGCCACGCAAAACCTCTTATTATGCTTATAGCAGTAAAATGGGAAACAAGCAGCATAATGTAACATCCTGGAAAATGTGAGAAAGATAAAGGCCTCACTTCAGTCTGATCACAAATCGCCGTATACTGTATAGCATTTAGTAAAATGAGTAAGGCCAAAGTATGCTGCAGTTAAAAAGTCAGTGGAGGCCACTTcctgcacattcatttttaacaaattaaaaagttTCCTTTGGTTTTCTGCCTAACATTTTTCCTGAATTGATCTTTGTGAGAGTGCTTCTGCTCTCTTATGATGCAAAGTAACTATTAGCGCATTTGCCTTAAAATGCATGTcgcaaaatgataaatataacgGCTCTACGCTACACACTCAGTGACTTAGAATAAAAAAACCAGGTGTGATTCAGGGAATCACAGCCACACCTCAAGAAGGGCTTCACAGAACTACATCTTCAGTAGGTTCTGTCAGGCATTCGGGGTGGCTGCCCTGTAGAGACTCAACACTGCTACTGAACACAGGAACCTCAGCCCCAAGCGGGCGTTCCTGGGGGGCTAACAGGCGCTGGTGGAGTTTGAGGCCCTCAGGGCGAGGCTGGCGACGGACTTGATGGCGCAGGTGGCGAAGCGGTGGCAGGCCCCGGCGCCGGAGATGTAGCTGGAGGCGATGTGGTGCAGCCGCTTGGCGCCGAAGGTGTGGAAGTGGCCGGGGAGGACCTGCTCCACCTGCTCGCCGTCCACGAGCTCCAGCAGCCGCTGGCAGCTGCGCACGTAGTCGCTGACCCGGCTGTAGGGGAGCCAGTCGATCATGGCGCCGTCGTAGGCCACGTCCCCGCTGAACAGCATCTTGCGCTCCTTGTCGTGGAGGCAGATGCTGCCCCGGGAGTGGCCGGGCATGTGCAGCACCGTTAGCTGCCGGTCTCCGAGGTTGATGACATCACCTGGAAAGGCAGAGAGGCAACGGGAGGTTccgcactgcactgcagcactgacgCAGCAAAAGCCCTACTGACACTTTTTTTAAACGCGTGTTAAAGGATGATTCAGATGATTTCCATTTTATCAATAGGACTTTGTGTGTGAGGCTAGCGAGTAAGAGCCCCTGCAGCAGAGCAATACATCACTAATGCAGGGAATCTACAGTATGTGTCCACCATTTTGTCCATCTGTCAATGTAAAGAGTCCATTGAGGAAGACACATAAACGTCCAGTGTCCTCAGCATACTCCCAAGAGTACCAAAGTAActtatctttgtttttagaaaaaaaaaaaacagtactacAGATTACACCAGGTTAGTCTTCGCAGTGGATTCATTTCTGATTTGCCTGCACTTGGTCTTTTATAAGAATTAAGAAACCACTTCATAAAACAAAGCCAGTCATGTCCCCACTAGAGCTGACTTGATGGTACACTAGGACCCACCTCTGTAAGACCTGACAAATGTGTAATTATCGGTTCTTGGCTCTTCCCAGAAACACAGTCAGAGAAgatatttctctccaaatgcaTATGCTCTAACTAGTAAGACTATCATTACTTAATTATTGGACATTATGACTTCAATGGGCCAATCCACTGCTGCTGAACGATTAAGCTGACTGAAGGACATCCAAGGGTGTGCAAGTAATACTAGAATGATAAatgttgcacacacactcataaattTGCCATATTGTGGGAGATTCTGTAATTCAGTCTGCACCCCAGCAACTTCCtggctgaaataaaatatgtcgAAGTCCTGCTCTGAATCCAAATAGCCTCCACTCCGCACAAAAAGGGAGGGGCTACTCCTGCCTGCAGTCAGTTATTCATTAACTTTACGTCAATAGCATCAGATAAATCGAGGGGAATGAGATCTTTAACAACTTCATGCAGCTTTGTCAGCGATGTTGTTTTCCTGGAGACTAAAATCGAGACTTGTGAATTGTGTTTTTAGTAAATTGGACAGGAAGAGACATATTGCTCTCCCACCAAATAAGCCAATTTTCAAATCTAGAACCCCGATGAGCTCAGTCTGAGACAGATCAAGTGGGAGGCAGGGGACAAATGCTTCTTGGTGCGCTGCCAGTTTCTCTCTGCAATGTGAATTCCCACGTGACGGTACTCCAATCTGACATATGCGAAAGGCTTGTTATGCATTCCAAAGTGGGTCTTGATTTCCGGTAACCAGGCACGGTTGTATCAGTCAAGATTGCACTAATCAGATTTAGCATCGATCGGTATATTGTTCTTCTCATCCTATACTTAGCAGCAGCCTTTTATCGTTGCAGCAAGACTTGAGTAGATATCCATCCTCGCCAATGACACTATTTTTCTGTAGCATTTTAGTATAGCAGTTTTACGCCCAGTACCCTTCGCATGACACCAACTAACTAACACCAGTATTCGGAAATTAGTATTGTAACTTCTGTGCCTTAATCAAGATTGAATTCAGATTCTCAGACTTACCCAGGCAGGTCGTATTACACATGTCGCGTTGGCTAAATATTGATTTCAATATTTCCACCATTTTTCCAGCAACAGTACGGTGCTGTttttaacaacaataataatgataaaaataataataccttCCTGTAGTATGTGAGTTGGTTGTACTGCCTTGACTTTATATTGCCTGGCTCTCCATCCAGGAGACGGATCACGGACGATCTCGCTATCGGACAGCCAGGTCACCGTTTCGAAGTTGTCTCCGTTGGCTAGTGCATCGACCTCTGCCCTGTGAACGCCCACCTGTTGAAACTGATGCAGCCCACCCGAATGATCGAAGTGGACGTGCGTCCCGATGGCTAACAAAGGATTCCTTCGCTCTGGGTCTTCTCCAAGCAACCCTTTGGCATTTATATAATCTGGTAGACTTCTCAATCCCAGACCAGTGTCTATAATAACGTCCTGGTGGGATCCACGAAGTAGCCAAATGTTTGCTCGGTTACCCGACTCGTAAAACCTCTCCTGGATCCAGAATAAACCTTCTCCAAGAGATTTGTGGGCATACCATTCCGTTGCAGACATCCCAATTCATGCACAtgcaatgaaaaaagaaatgtcactTAAACAATCGAGGATATCAAAAGAGGAGGTCAAAATGCACGGACTTCACCCGAAAGAAGCAATGCGGCTGTATGCATCTGCAATTTTGCAGAAATGGTACGGAAGACACTCCCATACAGGAAGTGGTTGTGTTTACACGAGAAGAAAGTGACGTTAGGTGAAGCGAAATCCTATTGGTTAAACACATGGACACCGCCCATTTTGACAATTCAGCCATGGGGTCATTTAAAAGCCTGCTTCTCCACGCGTTTCTCACATTGCCGGTAGAACGGATTGAGCGAAAGGTATCACGACCGaaatatgcttttttgtttgttaactTATGTGATTATATTCGAAGATAAATGTTTAAACGATAATTCAGCTACGTCTTCGTCTATCAAAAATAGATGCAGTTATGTTTAATTAACCATATGGGCAGTAGCTATGTACTGTCCTGCAAAGTAGTTTGATTCGTACGCTTCAAAGAATACTGCTTTATTACATGGTGTCTGTTAATTCTGTGCTTTTCAAGATGAGCTAATGAACGTGTCTTTTAAATAACTGTCCCCGCCACAGAAATTCATAACGGCCGGCTATTGGTAGCCTGTGAGCTGATGTAATCTGTAGGACATTTTTGCTGACTACCTCCTGTGGTTTTTTCTCAGtagcctaaccctaacagtGAAAGGTCGGGGGACCGTTTAGGTCAGCCCTATGATTAAATGCATAAACCAGTACCATGTAATTTAAAGTGGATATATGCCCAATAGTAACAGCTAATTTCTCAGATCTTATGTGGTAAGCCGTCGTTAGCTTTAACAGTGTAAATAGACTATGACAACACTTTTGGCAACCTTTTTGATGATCTGCATGCTTGCTTCAATGTCCTGTTGAAGCTTGGCACATTTGTGAGTTTCTTATGGCTAATTGGGGCGCGGCTGTGCTTTTCGTCTTTCTGCAGCCATGGCCGGGAGAGGCAAAGGACGGGGCGTCGCCGCCTTCACCTTCAACATCGATGCCCTGGGCATCACCAGGGGGTCCATGCCAGAGACGGCGCACGGACCCAGAGCGCTGTTCCCGGTGAGCGCGGCTTGCCAGGGAATCTGTGTTCATGCCCGAGACGCGTGGGTGTCCTGAGAGAGGCCAGGGTGCAGAGGTTTgatgagagggggagggaggccgACAACATTTTTTCGCGTAATCAGTAATCGGTGTCAGTTCAGAAAGCATAAACtgtccatgtgtatgtgtcATTTTAACTGGGTGTGTTAAATGTGGAGACATCCTGccccacccaaccaccccctccctccacacacacacacacacacacacacacacacacacacaaacacaccaacacgtgtgtgtacacaagcccacgcacaaacacagccacgCCGACACGGTCTTAGTATTTACCATGTCCGTTGCACTGCACATC is part of the Anguilla anguilla isolate fAngAng1 chromosome 10, fAngAng1.pri, whole genome shotgun sequence genome and encodes:
- the mblac2 gene encoding metallo-beta-lactamase domain-containing protein 2; this translates as MSATEWYAHKSLGEGLFWIQERFYESGNRANIWLLRGSHQDVIIDTGLGLRSLPDYINAKGLLGEDPERRNPLLAIGTHVHFDHSGGLHQFQQVGVHRAEVDALANGDNFETVTWLSDSEIVRDPSPGWRARQYKVKAVQPTHILQEGDVINLGDRQLTVLHMPGHSRGSICLHDKERKMLFSGDVAYDGAMIDWLPYSRVSDYVRSCQRLLELVDGEQVEQVLPGHFHTFGAKRLHHIASSYISGAGACHRFATCAIKSVASLALRASNSTSAC